From the genome of Thermoflexus hugenholtzii, one region includes:
- a CDS encoding DUF86 domain-containing protein encodes MRVDPERVARLSAEILERVEWLAVYTTLDLPAFLEDERNVLSAKMLLVEAVEGAAALCNHVMARKFRRAPGGFVLCLDELAARLGWEDPFRQRLRRIARFQNEMSHEYREVTPEPVYRMAREEAGVLWELVARVRDWLRAEGDLSRGIRSEGEAR; translated from the coding sequence GTGAGGGTCGATCCGGAGCGCGTCGCTCGGCTCAGCGCGGAGATCCTGGAGCGGGTGGAGTGGCTCGCGGTTTACACCACCCTCGACCTCCCGGCCTTCCTGGAGGATGAGCGCAACGTCCTGTCGGCCAAAATGCTCCTCGTGGAGGCGGTGGAGGGAGCCGCCGCCCTCTGCAACCATGTCATGGCGCGCAAGTTCCGCCGAGCCCCGGGAGGATTTGTCCTGTGCCTGGACGAGCTGGCCGCGCGCCTGGGGTGGGAGGATCCCTTCCGACAGCGGTTGCGGCGGATCGCGCGCTTTCAGAACGAAATGAGCCATGAATACCGGGAGGTGACCCCCGAGCCGGTCTACCGGATGGCCCGGGAAGAGGCGGGGGTGCTCTGGGAGCTCGTGGCGCGGGTTCGGGACTGGCTGCGAGCGGAAGGGGATCTTTCGCGGGGGATCCGAAGCGAAGGCGAGGCGAGGTGA
- a CDS encoding nucleotidyltransferase domain-containing protein, with amino-acid sequence MMRPRFFLPMAERERLLDRLRAQVEREAEVEFATVFGSFLDPELPFADIDVGLGLAPGADPERYELDRAANWTVALGYPVDVVVFARAPLGLQVQILNGHPLLIRDMERFVDLLERTGWEWMHWEPYVRQFLRELLP; translated from the coding sequence ATGATGCGGCCGCGGTTCTTTCTCCCGATGGCGGAGCGGGAGCGCCTGCTGGACCGGCTGCGGGCGCAGGTGGAGAGGGAGGCGGAGGTCGAGTTCGCCACCGTCTTCGGCTCCTTCCTGGATCCCGAGCTGCCCTTCGCGGACATCGACGTCGGCCTGGGGCTGGCCCCGGGGGCGGACCCCGAGCGCTACGAGCTCGATCGCGCCGCTAACTGGACTGTCGCCCTGGGTTATCCTGTGGATGTGGTGGTCTTCGCCCGCGCGCCGCTGGGATTGCAGGTTCAGATCCTGAACGGCCATCCCCTGCTCATCCGCGATATGGAGCGCTTCGTGGATCTCCTGGAGCGGACGGGCTGGGAGTGGATGCACTGGGAGCCTTATGTCCGTCAGTTCCTGAGGGAGCTGCTGCCGTGA
- a CDS encoding 1-(5-phosphoribosyl)-5-[(5-phosphoribosylamino)methylideneamino] imidazole-4-carboxamide isomerase → MALELIPSLDLLEGQVVRLIQGDPRRRIVYPVDPLEQAARWAEEGARWLHVVHLDGAFGASGASAAVIARLVREAPLQVQLGGGLRTLADLERAFSWGVARAVVGTMAIRDPASLEAALARFGPERLVLAVEVRGGQLTWAGWQEAAGDPEAFARAWAARGVCRILYTDTLRDGTLAGPDVEGALRIAWASGVRVLLSGGVGTLEHVEAVARAAAHGLEALILGRALHEGRFTLREAMARLRPAEPGGPG, encoded by the coding sequence ATGGCGCTGGAATTGATCCCCTCCCTGGACCTGCTCGAAGGCCAGGTCGTCCGCCTGATCCAGGGGGACCCCCGTCGTCGGATCGTGTATCCGGTGGACCCCCTGGAGCAGGCGGCGCGCTGGGCGGAAGAGGGCGCCCGCTGGCTGCACGTCGTCCACCTGGACGGCGCCTTCGGGGCCTCGGGGGCCAGCGCGGCGGTGATCGCCCGCCTGGTCCGGGAGGCCCCGCTTCAGGTCCAGCTGGGCGGCGGCTTGCGCACCCTGGCGGACCTGGAGCGGGCGTTCTCCTGGGGGGTTGCGCGCGCGGTGGTGGGCACGATGGCCATTCGGGATCCCGCATCGTTGGAGGCGGCCCTGGCCCGCTTCGGCCCGGAACGTCTGGTGCTGGCGGTGGAGGTCCGGGGAGGGCAGCTGACCTGGGCGGGCTGGCAGGAGGCGGCGGGGGACCCTGAGGCCTTCGCCCGGGCGTGGGCCGCGCGGGGGGTGTGTCGGATCCTTTATACGGACACCTTGCGGGATGGGACCCTCGCCGGGCCGGACGTGGAAGGGGCCCTCCGGATCGCCTGGGCCAGCGGCGTGCGGGTGTTGCTCTCCGGGGGGGTGGGGACCCTCGAACACGTGGAGGCGGTGGCCCGGGCAGCGGCCCACGGCCTGGAGGCGCTGATCCTCGGCCGGGCCCTGCACGAGGGGCGGTTCACCCTGCGCGAGGCGATGGCGCGCCTGCGCCCGGCCGAACCCGGAGGCCCTGGATGA
- the hisH gene encoding imidazole glycerol phosphate synthase subunit HisH has product MGARMTRVLVIDYGIGNLGNVVRALQRLGAEVRLSEDPADLEWADRLILPGVGAFGDGMAGLQARGWVAPLRAAVAAGKPLLGICLGMQLLFEESEEMGRYVGLGLLRGRVRRFPPEAGKIPQIGWNQLERRGDHPLLQGVPDGAYAYFVHGYYCEPEDPAVVIATTVYGIRYASAVARGPVMGVQFHPEKSHRVGQRILENFLRL; this is encoded by the coding sequence GTGGGGGCACGCATGACGCGGGTTCTGGTGATCGATTACGGGATCGGCAACCTGGGGAACGTGGTGCGGGCGCTCCAGCGCCTGGGCGCCGAGGTGCGGCTGAGCGAGGATCCGGCGGACCTGGAGTGGGCGGACCGCCTGATCCTGCCCGGCGTGGGAGCCTTCGGGGACGGCATGGCCGGCCTGCAGGCCCGAGGCTGGGTGGCGCCCTTGCGGGCCGCCGTCGCCGCCGGCAAGCCTCTCCTGGGCATCTGTCTCGGGATGCAGCTCCTCTTCGAGGAGAGCGAGGAGATGGGTCGCTATGTCGGCCTCGGGTTGCTGCGGGGCCGCGTCCGCCGTTTCCCGCCTGAGGCCGGGAAGATCCCGCAGATCGGATGGAACCAGCTGGAGCGCCGGGGCGACCATCCCCTGCTGCAGGGGGTCCCGGACGGCGCCTATGCCTATTTCGTGCATGGGTATTATTGCGAACCGGAGGATCCGGCGGTGGTCATCGCCACCACAGTTTACGGGATCCGCTACGCCTCGGCCGTGGCCCGCGGGCCGGTGATGGGGGTCCAGTTCCACCCCGAAAAAAGCCACCGCGTGGGCCAGCGGATCCTGGAGAACTTCCTGCGCCTGTGA
- a CDS encoding ammonia-forming cytochrome c nitrite reductase subunit c552, which produces MFQRMPPLWLRIAGLVVLVIVLGLALALVIVQLRGPRLEVVRPVAIPEGETNPAVWGLAFPREYESWLRTKEGRKTLYAGSVPFDKLEEDPRLKVLWEGHLFAVEWGEDRGHAYSVEDTLKSKRRQALAQRRGGVTPGTCWSCKSADAPRLMEEMGPANFYAASFEKLYEEGKVKHPVSCANCHDPKTMAPTIKQVALKEALQKLGKDINQLTRQELRSLTCAQCHVEYYFAKEPKDYLVFPWEKGIRFEDIEAYYNERKFADWTHPSTGVPLVKFQHPEYELYAANSTHYLAGVACADCHMPFVIEGGIKYTSHQAASPWHRMEQACGTCHLDIPFIRKRVEIIQTTTKALQDAAEMALVEAIEALKAIKDNPNADPKLAEEARTLFRKAHMRWDFVAVENSLGFHNPQEAMRLLAESINYARQAQLKAVQALQRPQVQAVTP; this is translated from the coding sequence ATGTTCCAGCGGATGCCGCCGCTCTGGTTGCGGATTGCGGGTCTGGTGGTGTTGGTGATCGTGCTGGGCCTGGCCCTGGCGCTGGTGATCGTCCAGCTGCGCGGGCCGCGCCTGGAGGTGGTGCGGCCGGTGGCCATTCCCGAGGGCGAGACGAACCCCGCGGTATGGGGCCTGGCCTTCCCCCGGGAGTATGAGAGCTGGCTCCGCACCAAGGAGGGCCGCAAGACCCTCTACGCGGGCTCGGTCCCCTTCGACAAGCTCGAGGAAGATCCCCGTCTGAAGGTCTTGTGGGAGGGCCACCTCTTCGCCGTCGAATGGGGCGAGGACCGCGGGCATGCTTACTCGGTGGAGGACACGCTCAAGAGCAAGCGGCGCCAGGCCCTGGCCCAGCGGCGCGGCGGGGTGACCCCGGGGACCTGCTGGAGCTGCAAGTCGGCCGATGCCCCCCGCCTAATGGAGGAGATGGGCCCGGCGAACTTCTACGCGGCTTCCTTCGAAAAGCTCTATGAGGAAGGGAAAGTGAAGCATCCGGTCTCCTGCGCCAACTGCCACGACCCCAAGACCATGGCGCCTACGATCAAGCAGGTGGCCCTGAAGGAGGCCCTCCAGAAGCTGGGCAAGGACATCAATCAGCTCACCCGCCAGGAGCTGCGCTCCCTGACCTGCGCCCAGTGTCACGTGGAGTATTACTTCGCCAAGGAGCCCAAGGATTACCTGGTGTTCCCGTGGGAGAAGGGGATCCGCTTCGAGGACATCGAGGCCTACTACAACGAGCGGAAATTCGCTGACTGGACCCATCCTTCCACCGGCGTGCCGCTGGTGAAGTTCCAGCACCCGGAGTATGAGCTATACGCCGCTAACTCCACTCACTACCTGGCCGGGGTCGCCTGTGCCGATTGCCATATGCCCTTCGTGATCGAGGGCGGGATCAAATACACTTCCCATCAGGCGGCCAGCCCCTGGCATCGCATGGAGCAGGCCTGCGGCACGTGCCATCTGGACATCCCCTTCATCCGCAAACGGGTGGAGATCATCCAGACGACCACTAAGGCCCTTCAGGACGCGGCGGAGATGGCCCTGGTGGAGGCCATCGAGGCCCTGAAGGCGATCAAGGACAACCCCAACGCGGATCCCAAGCTGGCGGAGGAAGCCCGGACGCTGTTCCGCAAGGCCCACATGCGTTGGGATTTCGTGGCCGTGGAGAACTCCCTCGGCTTCCACAACCCCCAGGAGGCCATGCGGTTGCTGGCGGAATCCATCAACTACGCCCGCCAGGCCCAGCTGAAAGCCGTGCAGGCCCTCCAGCGGCCGCAGGTCCAGGCCGTCACCCCGTAA
- the nrfH gene encoding cytochrome c nitrite reductase small subunit produces MRTTVYWAIGGVIGVLIVAGLGALFLAPQGLGAYLSDNPEACNNCHVMNASYEGWFHAAHRRVAVCNDCHTPHEFPLKWATKVTKGMQHVYFYTTYQIPAQIRADPLTRQIVQANCVRCHFNTVSGQSGLLQGERFCFDCHRTVAHGERRSIAFGTLLERR; encoded by the coding sequence ATGCGGACGACCGTCTACTGGGCGATCGGAGGGGTGATCGGTGTGCTCATCGTCGCCGGGCTGGGCGCGCTGTTCCTCGCCCCTCAGGGCCTCGGCGCCTATCTGTCCGATAACCCGGAAGCCTGCAACAACTGCCACGTGATGAACGCCTCCTATGAAGGCTGGTTCCACGCTGCCCATCGCCGGGTCGCGGTGTGCAACGATTGCCATACCCCCCACGAGTTCCCCCTCAAATGGGCGACGAAGGTCACGAAGGGGATGCAGCACGTTTACTTCTACACTACCTATCAGATCCCGGCCCAGATCCGCGCGGACCCGTTGACCCGACAGATCGTTCAGGCGAACTGCGTGCGCTGCCATTTCAATACGGTCTCCGGTCAGAGCGGGTTGCTTCAGGGTGAGCGCTTCTGCTTCGATTGCCATCGCACGGTGGCCCATGGGGAACGGCGTTCCATCGCCTTCGGCACCCTCTTAGAAAGGAGGTGA
- a CDS encoding cellulase family glycosylhydrolase, translating into MRDGRGWGTAIALALVGLGLLSLWRAGPALMDWAYTVTGEENPLARLRGVLHYLTNPLRPAPLLAPDIPVARTEDPPFGINTFLEQEVEPEKRERTVRMIAEAGFRWIRQEFPWADIEIHGKGDFEDRRHLPHRSAWEKYDHIVALAERYGLRLIVRLTSPPAWSRHDGEARGAFAPPDNPEDFADFAEAVARRYRGRVFHYQIWNEPNIAPEWGSCPTCAVDPEAYTDLLCRAYRRLKAVDPRIVVIAGALAPTLSLNPYPPNGINDVVFLERMYRAGAGSCFDALSVQGYGLWSGPTDRRLRPYVININRALYIRDVMVRHGDAHKPIYIAEMGWNAVPDWVGDKRFGQVTEEQKARYLVEAFERIRREWPWVAVASVWFFKRASDRERDQSFYYFAIVEPDFTPLPAYEALQAYLRQPPRMDPGVHTAAHWALRWEGPWAEAGEGARRGSPGARVTWTFYGGRLRLEGTSEGDARLRVELDGGPPRAFRLPAGSWAVELPSGVGLHAAEVTVEAGTVVLARIRVGREGEAISPALSLGWLAGLIGGLLYRSVRWRPQDHGDAPSDDRPPLP; encoded by the coding sequence ATGCGTGACGGAAGGGGATGGGGGACAGCGATCGCGCTGGCCCTGGTCGGGCTGGGGCTTCTGAGCCTGTGGAGGGCCGGGCCGGCCCTCATGGATTGGGCTTACACGGTGACCGGGGAGGAGAACCCCCTCGCCCGCCTGCGGGGTGTCCTGCATTATCTCACCAACCCCTTGCGCCCGGCTCCCCTGCTGGCCCCCGACATACCGGTGGCCCGCACGGAGGATCCCCCCTTCGGCATCAACACCTTCCTCGAGCAGGAAGTCGAGCCAGAGAAGCGGGAACGGACCGTGCGCATGATCGCCGAGGCGGGCTTCCGCTGGATCCGGCAGGAGTTCCCCTGGGCTGACATCGAGATCCACGGCAAGGGGGATTTCGAGGACCGCCGGCATCTCCCGCATCGCTCGGCATGGGAGAAATACGACCACATTGTCGCGCTGGCGGAGCGCTACGGCCTGCGTCTGATCGTGCGGCTGACCAGCCCGCCGGCCTGGTCGCGCCATGACGGGGAGGCCCGGGGCGCCTTCGCCCCGCCGGACAATCCGGAGGATTTCGCCGATTTCGCCGAGGCCGTGGCCCGTCGCTATCGGGGACGGGTTTTCCACTATCAGATCTGGAACGAGCCCAACATCGCCCCGGAGTGGGGCTCGTGTCCGACCTGCGCCGTGGACCCGGAGGCGTATACGGACCTGTTGTGTCGGGCTTATCGCCGGCTGAAGGCCGTGGATCCCCGCATCGTGGTCATCGCCGGGGCCCTGGCCCCCACCCTCTCCCTCAACCCCTATCCGCCCAACGGGATCAACGATGTCGTCTTCCTGGAGCGGATGTATCGGGCCGGGGCAGGGTCCTGCTTCGACGCCCTCTCCGTCCAGGGCTACGGCCTGTGGTCCGGGCCCACGGACCGCCGCCTGCGGCCTTATGTCATCAACATCAACCGCGCCCTTTACATCCGGGATGTCATGGTGCGCCATGGGGATGCGCACAAGCCCATCTACATCGCGGAGATGGGCTGGAACGCGGTGCCGGACTGGGTGGGGGACAAGCGCTTCGGCCAGGTGACCGAGGAACAGAAGGCCCGCTATCTGGTGGAGGCTTTCGAGCGCATCCGGCGGGAGTGGCCATGGGTGGCGGTGGCCAGCGTGTGGTTCTTCAAGCGGGCTTCGGATCGGGAGCGGGATCAATCGTTCTATTACTTCGCCATTGTGGAGCCCGACTTCACGCCGCTGCCCGCCTACGAGGCGCTCCAGGCCTATCTGCGCCAGCCTCCCCGGATGGACCCCGGGGTCCACACGGCGGCCCACTGGGCGCTGCGTTGGGAGGGCCCGTGGGCGGAGGCGGGGGAGGGCGCCCGTCGGGGCTCTCCGGGGGCCCGGGTGACGTGGACCTTCTACGGCGGACGGCTGCGCCTGGAAGGGACCAGCGAGGGGGACGCGCGCCTTCGGGTGGAGCTCGATGGCGGGCCGCCTCGGGCGTTCCGTTTGCCGGCAGGAAGCTGGGCGGTGGAGCTTCCGAGCGGGGTGGGCCTGCATGCGGCAGAGGTCACCGTGGAAGCAGGGACCGTGGTTCTGGCCCGCATCCGGGTGGGGCGGGAGGGGGAGGCCATCTCGCCGGCCCTCAGCCTGGGATGGCTGGCCGGGCTGATCGGAGGGCTTCTCTACCGAAGCGTCCGATGGCGTCCTCAGGACCACGGGGACGCGCCTTCCGATGACCGGCCTCCGCTCCCGTGA
- a CDS encoding 4Fe-4S dicluster domain-containing protein, giving the protein MAALERRIRYEAELDPSFAREIIALSGSPSLMECIQCGTCSSACPLSLYMDYTPRRIIAMVREGFKQEVLRSLTIWLCASCYACTVECPKGIRITDVMYALKRYAIREGIHPRRFPIPLLARLFYETVRRNGRLTESWTVLKLYLQAYPLRIPAMAPMGWKLLRRGRFPLRPERIRDRPGLQQVLRIAEE; this is encoded by the coding sequence ATGGCCGCCCTGGAGCGCCGCATTCGCTACGAAGCGGAACTGGACCCCTCGTTCGCCCGGGAGATCATCGCGCTGAGCGGCTCCCCTTCCCTGATGGAATGCATCCAGTGTGGGACCTGCAGCAGCGCCTGTCCCCTCAGCCTGTATATGGATTACACCCCGCGCCGCATCATCGCCATGGTCCGCGAGGGGTTCAAACAGGAGGTCCTGCGCAGCCTGACGATCTGGTTATGCGCCTCGTGCTACGCGTGCACGGTCGAGTGCCCGAAGGGGATCCGCATCACAGACGTCATGTATGCCCTCAAGCGCTACGCCATCCGGGAGGGAATCCATCCCCGGCGCTTCCCCATCCCCCTCCTGGCCCGCCTGTTCTATGAGACCGTCCGTCGCAACGGGCGCCTCACCGAGAGCTGGACGGTCCTGAAGCTCTACCTGCAGGCGTATCCCCTCCGCATCCCGGCGATGGCGCCGATGGGATGGAAGCTTCTGCGCCGGGGACGTTTCCCGCTCCGCCCGGAGCGCATCCGGGATCGCCCGGGGCTGCAGCAGGTGCTTCGGATCGCCGAAGAATAA
- a CDS encoding CoB--CoM heterodisulfide reductase iron-sulfur subunit B family protein, which yields MAYLYFPGCSLKGTGRAYEESLRAVFEALGAPLMELEDWNCCGATAYMSIDERQAFALAARNLALAEAQNPSPADGVELIAPCSACYLVLLKTQQCLATDASLCQRISTALKEEGLCYRGRVRIRHPLDVLVHDIGLQELSRRVQHPLRGMRVACYYGCQIVRPYALFDDPHRPTTLDDLVRALGAEPVDWALRTHCCGGSLTGTLPEVGLRLNYLLLREAQRRGADCIITVCPLCQFNLEAYQDQIRRRYPDLNAMPVLYFTQLIGLAMGLPPQALGMQRLMVPLIQPVGAAAKGGVHGRA from the coding sequence ATGGCCTATCTCTACTTCCCCGGGTGTTCGCTGAAAGGGACCGGCCGGGCTTACGAGGAATCCCTGCGGGCGGTGTTCGAAGCCCTGGGAGCTCCCCTCATGGAGCTCGAGGACTGGAACTGCTGTGGAGCCACCGCGTATATGTCCATTGACGAGCGCCAGGCCTTCGCCCTGGCGGCTCGCAACCTCGCCCTGGCGGAAGCGCAGAACCCCTCCCCCGCCGACGGGGTGGAGCTCATCGCCCCGTGCAGCGCGTGCTACCTGGTCCTCCTGAAAACGCAGCAGTGTCTGGCCACGGACGCCTCCCTCTGCCAGCGCATCTCCACCGCTTTGAAGGAAGAAGGGCTCTGCTACCGCGGCCGCGTCCGCATCCGCCACCCGCTGGACGTGCTGGTCCACGACATCGGCCTGCAGGAGCTCTCCCGCCGCGTGCAGCATCCCCTTCGGGGAATGCGGGTGGCGTGCTACTACGGCTGTCAGATCGTGCGGCCCTACGCCCTCTTTGACGACCCGCATCGCCCCACCACCCTGGACGATCTGGTCCGCGCCCTGGGCGCAGAGCCGGTGGACTGGGCGCTTCGCACGCACTGTTGCGGGGGAAGCCTGACCGGGACCCTGCCGGAGGTGGGTCTGCGCCTGAACTACCTGCTCCTCCGCGAGGCTCAGCGCCGGGGAGCTGACTGCATCATCACCGTCTGTCCGCTCTGCCAGTTCAACCTGGAGGCCTATCAGGATCAGATCCGGCGGCGCTATCCGGATCTGAACGCCATGCCGGTTCTCTACTTCACCCAGCTCATCGGGCTGGCGATGGGTCTCCCGCCGCAGGCCCTCGGGATGCAGCGCCTGATGGTCCCCCTGATCCAGCCCGTGGGGGCTGCCGCGAAGGGAGGAGTCCATGGGCGGGCATGA